In Bacteroidales bacterium, one genomic interval encodes:
- the aroC gene encoding chorismate synthase: MAGNTFGTLFCLTTFGESHGPAIGGIIDGCPAGLEVDLNFVQECLDKRRPGQSGATSPRKESDLIEVLSGVFEGKTTGAPIAFMMRNQDHKPGDYDHLKDTFRPSHADFSWTAKYGFRDHRGGGRSSARETAARVAGGAFAQLLLNQTGTRIRAWVSSVGPIMLEKSISSLNLSNIEANTIRCPDVATAQQMLDYIEKLKAEGDTTGGIITCLVQGVPAGLGEPVFDKLQADLAKAMLSINAVKGFEYGSGFSGSAMKGSEHNDIIQKLLDEKTGKPSFTTRTNYSGGIQGGISTGEDIWFRVAFKPVATIMKDQQTLDSSGQLTTLEGKGRHDVCVVPRAVPIVEAMAALVLADHLLREKCSKI, encoded by the coding sequence ATGGCCGGAAATACTTTCGGTACTCTTTTTTGTTTAACAACCTTCGGCGAATCGCATGGACCAGCCATTGGCGGCATTATTGATGGTTGTCCTGCCGGGCTTGAGGTTGACCTCAACTTTGTACAGGAATGTCTTGATAAACGCAGGCCCGGGCAATCCGGAGCCACATCTCCAAGAAAGGAATCTGATTTGATTGAAGTGCTCTCCGGTGTTTTTGAAGGCAAAACCACCGGAGCGCCAATCGCTTTTATGATGCGAAATCAGGATCACAAACCCGGCGATTACGATCACCTGAAAGATACTTTCCGCCCATCGCATGCCGATTTCAGTTGGACAGCCAAATACGGCTTCCGCGACCATCGTGGCGGAGGGCGCTCTTCAGCCCGCGAAACAGCGGCACGTGTTGCCGGCGGCGCTTTTGCACAACTTCTTCTGAACCAGACAGGAACCCGTATCAGGGCCTGGGTTTCATCAGTTGGGCCCATCATGTTGGAAAAATCCATTTCCAGTTTGAACCTCAGCAACATTGAAGCGAACACAATAAGATGCCCTGATGTTGCAACTGCACAGCAAATGCTTGATTACATTGAAAAACTAAAGGCGGAGGGTGATACCACCGGCGGCATCATCACATGCCTGGTTCAGGGAGTTCCAGCAGGATTGGGTGAACCGGTTTTCGATAAACTTCAGGCCGATCTTGCCAAAGCCATGCTCAGCATCAATGCCGTTAAAGGTTTTGAATATGGAAGCGGTTTTTCAGGTTCGGCAATGAAAGGTTCGGAACACAATGATATTATTCAGAAGTTATTGGATGAGAAAACCGGCAAACCATCATTTACAACCCGCACTAATTATTCCGGTGGAATCCAAGGTGGAATTTCAACCGGCGAAGACATCTGGTTCAGGGTCGCATTCAAACCGGTTGCCACAATAATGAAAGATCAACAAACGCTTGACTCTTCAGGGCAACTTACAACCCTTGAAGGCAAAGGAAGGCATGATGTATGCGTTGTTCCGCGCGCTGTTCCGATTGTCGAAGCAATGGCAGCCCTCGTGCTTGCCGATCACCTGCTCAGGGAAAAGTGTTCAAAGATTTAA
- a CDS encoding YceI family protein, which yields MKFKHALLTMISAAFIVVSCGGPQGERATTSDEQAVIESKGTVYTAETSSSKIEWVGTKPTGQHNGTINVTKGEIFVENGEITGGEMVIDMKSIQVLDLTDAETNAKLRNHLLSPDFFETETYPEARFVFTSVKPYTGEQTGAVNFTHTVSGNLTMKDATRNVTFPAMIDIQENAMKAVTDNFIIDRSEWNVKFGSRKFFDNLADNFIHDDISLRIMFLANKE from the coding sequence ATGAAATTCAAACATGCATTATTAACAATGATTTCAGCAGCCTTTATTGTTGTTTCATGTGGAGGACCACAAGGCGAGAGAGCAACCACAAGCGATGAACAAGCTGTAATCGAATCCAAAGGAACAGTGTACACAGCAGAAACCTCATCAAGTAAAATTGAATGGGTCGGAACCAAGCCTACCGGACAACACAATGGAACAATTAACGTCACCAAAGGCGAGATTTTTGTTGAAAATGGCGAAATCACCGGTGGAGAAATGGTCATTGACATGAAATCAATCCAGGTGCTTGATCTCACTGATGCGGAAACCAACGCAAAACTGAGAAACCACCTTCTTTCACCTGATTTCTTTGAAACCGAAACCTACCCTGAAGCCCGCTTTGTATTCACCTCGGTGAAACCTTACACAGGCGAGCAAACCGGCGCGGTTAATTTTACCCATACCGTTTCAGGTAACCTCACTATGAAGGATGCAACCCGGAATGTTACCTTTCCGGCTATGATTGACATCCAGGAAAATGCCATGAAGGCTGTTACCGACAACTTTATCATTGACCGTTCGGAATGGAACGTGAAGTTTGGCTCAAGAAAGTTTTTTGATAACCTCGCAGATAATTTCATCCACGATGATATTTCTTTGCGTATCATGTTCCTTGCTAACAAAGAATAA
- a CDS encoding UpxY family transcription antiterminator, which produces MADWFALYTRSRNEKKVHTQLILRGIESFLPMQKTLKQWSDRKKWVEEPMIRSYVFVRITEREYFDVLNTPGAVRFVFFEGKAAVIPDWQIKAIQHILASGEEVEVTDQHLEAGDKVLITRGPFRDIPGELIEFKGSRKVLLRIDHIGHSLLLTISPANLQKI; this is translated from the coding sequence ATGGCCGATTGGTTCGCATTATATACGCGCTCAAGAAACGAGAAAAAGGTTCACACCCAGCTTATATTGCGTGGCATTGAATCGTTTCTGCCAATGCAGAAAACCCTGAAGCAATGGAGCGACCGCAAAAAATGGGTTGAAGAACCGATGATCCGCTCCTATGTTTTTGTCCGGATCACAGAACGGGAATATTTTGATGTGCTCAATACTCCAGGCGCTGTCAGGTTTGTGTTTTTTGAAGGTAAAGCTGCTGTGATCCCCGATTGGCAGATCAAAGCTATACAGCATATCCTGGCTTCGGGCGAAGAAGTAGAAGTAACCGATCAACATCTTGAAGCTGGCGATAAGGTACTGATCACCCGTGGCCCCTTCAGGGATATTCCGGGTGAACTCATTGAGTTTAAAGGGAGCAGGAAAGTATTGTTGCGCATTGATCATATTGGTCATTCGCTCTTGCTGACAATTTCACCGGCAAATCTGCAAAAGATTTGA